One Fusarium poae strain DAOMC 252244 chromosome 4, whole genome shotgun sequence DNA window includes the following coding sequences:
- a CDS encoding hypothetical protein (BUSCO:10365at5125), whose product MSFRILSSRASASAPAFGRTASLRPHTFTSRTVATAASAVAPQERPRESPSSTPEIDLLQPQRRRIRDPKPFSDFLTDNFNRQHDYLRISVSERCNLRCVYCMPEEGVPLSPDRELLTTPEIVLLSSVFVSQGVSKIRLTGGEPTVRRDILPLMRQIGGLRQHGLKELCITTNGISLHRKLDSMVESGLTGVNLSLDTLDPWQFQIMTRRKGYDAVQKSIDRILEMNRLGAGIKLKINCVVMRGVNEREVIPFVDMTQEKDIEVRFIEYMPFDGNKWSKNKMFSYQEMLDLIRTKYPALQKVQDHKNDTSKTWHIPGFAGRIGFITSMTHNFCGSCNRLRITGDGNLKVCLFGNAEVSLRDILRKSNSGEPVDEQAFEAMKQIEMARRRDLLTSDQTPLGLAANEMELLEVIGAAVKRKKAKHAGIGELEHMKNRPMILIGG is encoded by the coding sequence ATGTCGTTTCGCATTTTAAGCTCAAGAGCTTCAGCCTCAGCTCCCGCCTTCGGAAGAACGGCTTCTCTACGTCCTCATACTTTTACCTCGAGAACCGTTGCAACCGCAGCATCAGCCGTTGCGCCTCAAGAAAGACCCCGCgaatctccatcttcaacaccagAAATTGACCTCCTGCAACCTCAACGCCGGCGTATCCGAGACCCGAAACCTTTCTCCGATTTTCTCACCGATAATTTCAACCGGCAGCATGACTATCTGCGCATTTCAGTTTCGGAGCGATGCAACCTACGATGTGTATACTGCATGCCGGAAGAAGGGGTGCCTTTGTCGCCAGATCGAGAGCTCTTGACAACACCCGAGATTGTCCTCCTGTCCTCCGTTTTTGTATCACAAGGCGTCTCAAAGATTAGGTTGACCGGAGGAGAACCGACCGTGCGCCGGGATATCCTTCCTCTGATGCGCCAGATTGGAGGGCTGCGGCAACATGGACTCAAGGAGCTCTGCATCACAACCAACGGTATCTCACTGCACCGGAAGCTCGACAGCATGGTTGAGAGTGGATTGACAGGTGTAAATCTGAGCCTCGACACCTTGGACCCATGGCAGTTCCAGATCATGACAAGAAGGAAGGGTTACGATGCAGTGCAAAAAAGCATTGATCGAATTCTTGAGATGAATAGGCTCGGTGCCGGCATCAAGTTAAAAATCAACTGCGTAGTCATGAGGGGTGTCAACGAAAGAGAAGTGATTCCCTTTGTGGACATGACGCAAGAAAAGGACATCGAAGTGCGCTTTATCGAATATATGCCATTCGACGGCAACAAATGGAGCAAAAATAAAATGTTTAGCTACCAAGAAATGCTGGATCTCATCAGAACAAAGTACCCTGCCCTTCAAAAGGTGCAAGATCACAAGAACGACACAAGTAAGACATGGCATATTCCAGGCTTTGCCGGAAGGATAGGGTTCATCACCAGCATGACACACAACTTCTGCGGAAGCTGTAATCGTCTTCGGATTACGGGTGATGGAAACCTCAAGGTGTGTCTCTTTGGCAACGCTGAGGTGTCTTTACGGGATATTCTGCGCAAGTCAAACAGCGGCGAACCTGTCGACGAGCAAGCTTTCGAAGCGATGAAGCAGATCGAGATGGCTCGACGGAGGGACCTCCTAACCTCTGATCAAACTCCTCTTGGTCTGGCAGCTAATGAGATGGAACTTCTAGAAGTTATCGGTGCAGCTgtcaagaggaagaaggcgaAGCATGCTGGAATTGGCGAGTTGGAACACATGAAGAACAGGCCCATGATCTTGATAGGTGGGTAA
- a CDS encoding hypothetical protein (BUSCO:25494at5125), producing MRVNANQSLSYSQRRLTSVIVRSAPSLSIAQTVKLPPDFTTPVSTLAWAPSSSRILVANADQIHVFSIVDSSFRAAIRNPATGGGKQTLVQFGAYDDEVYACAAFGLKLSIFDLCASKAIEINNPKFYLPTSAPRGYSLRPQSSHLAILTRTSGRDAVSIHEPRTRRVLRSWFPETVDAHGLAWTPDGKWLLLWEASAHGHKLLLYTPDGQFFRSVGASTIAQGQDADLEAGIKCCSLSHDASFCAIGDGSRTVSALHTRTWRDGLKFTHPTTVVPKDTLQVWQEQLNSSSQGGTSYTFLRANQMVSPPSRLVDGKPPPEVKTGCSSLAFDASSTLLVTRLDDAPTTLWIWDVTAAELRAVLMFHSVVEYQWHPTARELLLVTCQDDKYRGVCFIWDPLSEGPKPVSLGSHLPNGKLTGKPQAAWINGEPEFPVLLLSDAQNGVLISCADAAQCPTPWHEGAAGDRTLGSVHDIGDTVDVSALMPDDTSTLDDTFSFKHN from the exons ATGAGAGTCAACGCTAACCAGTCTTTGTCATACTCACAGCGTCGCCTCACT AGTGTCATAGTGCGCTCAGCGCCCTCACTGTCGATTGCACAGACGGTCAAGTTACCGCCAGACTTCACCACCCCTGTGTCCACGTTGGCATGGGCACCCTCATCTTCCCGCATCCTTGTTGCAAACGCCGACCAGATTCATGTCTTCTCGATAGTTGACTCGTCATTTCGTGCCGCGATCAGGAACCCTGCAACAGGCGGAGGAAAGCAGACCCTTGTACAGTTTGGTGCATATGATGACGAGGTCTATGCCTGTGCTGCATTCGGCCTCAAACTTTCTATTTTCGACCTGTGTGCTTCCAAAGCCATTGAGATTAACAACCCCAAGTTTTATCTCCCCACGTCTGCACCAAGAGGGTATTCCTTGCGACCCCAGAGTTCCCACCTGGCCATCTTGACACGCACAAGTGGCCGTGATGCTGTGAGTATCCACGAGCCCAGGACGAGACGGGTACTACGATCTTGGTTCCCAGAAACAGTAGATGCTCACGGCTTGGCGTGGACCCCTGATGGAAAGTGGCTCCTTCTGTGGGAAGCCTCGGCGCATGGCCACAAGCTCCTGCTGTACACACCTGACGGGCAATTCTTCCGCTCCGTTGGCGCATCTACCATTGCTCAAGGCCAGGACGCCGATCTTGAGGCTGGAATTAAGTGCTGCAGTCTCAGCCATGATGCATCATTCTGTGCTATTGGCGATGGCAGCAGGACAGTGAGCGCTCTTCACACAAGAACGTGGAGAGATGGGTTGAAATTTACGCATCCCACCACAGTTGTCCCGAAGGATACACTCCAG GTCTGGCAAGAACAGCTTAACAGCTCATCTCAAGGAGGTACCTCTTACACATTTCTCCGTGCAAATCAGATGGTCTCGCCCCCTAGTCGATTGGTAGATGGCAAGCCTCCACCCGAGGTAAAGACAGGATGTTCCTCATTGGCCTTTGACGCATCTTCGACTCTGCTGGTGACCAGGCTCGACGACGCACCCACTACCTTGTGGATATGGGATGTCACCGCAGCTGAACTCCGCGCGGTGCTAATGTTCCACTCGGTTGTTGAGTATCAATGGCATCCAACAGCTCGCGAGCTTCTATTAGTGACGTGCCAGGACGACAAGTACCGGGGCGTATGTTTCATCTGGGATCCATTATCTGAAGGGCCCAAGCCAGTCTCTTTGGGCTCTCACCTTCCGAATGGCAAACTTACTGGTAAACCACAAGCCGCCTGGATAAATGGCGAGCCTGAGTTTCCGGTTCTTCTACTTTCGGACGCACAAAATGGCGTCTTGATATCGTGTGCAGATGCGGCGCAATGCCCGACGCCCTGGCACGAGGGGGCTGCCGGCGATAGAACGTTGGGGTCGGTGCATGACATCGGAGACACAGTTGATGTATCTGCTCTGATGCCTGATGACACATCGACATTGGATGATACCTTCTCTTTCAAGCACAATTGA